In Erigeron canadensis isolate Cc75 chromosome 1, C_canadensis_v1, whole genome shotgun sequence, a single window of DNA contains:
- the LOC122581235 gene encoding uncharacterized protein LOC122581235 produces MVNPRRNSYPHNNEIPIYTTEINHNNTFFQSQTLISRFKLFLKKPQSFPFLLSMFLILTWGFLRIHQNSLKSIKFSILNVDQDHEANLIRFPSGFPSQISKDTRGWMLDPVSIALQSGISGGALVCTSIHVGEIRPGGLRGNHRHHTCNETILIWGARTMFRMENRLVEKGYAQVMLSADDVAVAISPAGTAHALVNMDSTRSSFIIGCQDSVISYNNSSSDFGVWEDLKL; encoded by the coding sequence ATGGTAAACCCTAGAAGAAATTCATATCCACACAACAATGAAATCCCAATTTACACAACCGAAATCAATCACAACAACACTTTTTTCCAATcacaaaccctaatttcaagattcaaacttttcTTGAAAAAGCCACAATCTTTCCCTTTTCTACTATCAATGTTCCTAATTCTCACATGGGGTTTCCTTAGAATCCATCAAAACTCACTAAAGTCAATCAAATTCTCAATCTTGAATGTTGACCAAGATCATGAAGCCAATTTAATCAGATTCCCATCTGGGTTTCCTTCACAAATCAGTAAAGATACAAGAGGTTGGATGTTAGACCCTGTTTCTATTGCATTACAATCTGGGATTTCAGGGGGTGCATTGGTTTGTACTTCAATTCATGTTGGTGAGATTAGGCCAGGTGGATTAAGGGGAAACCATAGACACCATACTTGTAATGAGACTATCTTGATTTGGGGAGCTCGAACGATGTTTCGGATGGAGAATAGGTTGGTTGAAAAGGGTTATGCTCAAGTGATGTTATCGGCTGATGATGTGGCTGTCGCCATTAGTCCGGCTGGTACTGCTCATGCTTTAGTTAATATGGATTCGACACGAAGTAGTTTTATAATAGGTTGTCAAGATAGTGTGATTAGTTATAATAATTCTAGTTCTGATTTTGGAGTCTGGGAGGATCTTAAGTTATAG
- the LOC122594909 gene encoding uncharacterized protein LOC122594909 — MAKTKPEGPNKKISEVPTSRTRKSKLNFSSGILKILLIVLLAEFCAWAYQKTQPPPPKKLGSPDGLPLISERITLRDGRHLSYKEFGVPKDVAKSKIIYFHCFGCSKYHDPLASASLALIEELGVYIVEIDRPGYGESDPDPKRTVKSLALDIEELADHLNLGPKFYVAGFSMGGQVIWSCLKYIPHRLAGAILISPVIDYWWHNLPSNLTNEAYSRQLKQDQWSMRVAHYLPWLTNWWNTQSWFPGFSIITGNPAIYTPADVDVITNLLGVVDQKQAELMQSHPTQQGEFESVHRDLNIGFGKWEFDPMDLENPFPNNNGSVHLWMGDEDLIVPVTLQRYIAQHLGWVNYHEVTGGGHMFPFANVASDAILEALLSKSN, encoded by the exons ATGGCAAAAACAAAGCCAGAAGgtccaaacaaaaaaatttcagAAGTACCAACGTCTCGTACCAGAAAATCCAAACTCAATTTCTCCTCTG GAATCTTAAAGATATTACTAATTGTGTTATTGGCTGAGTTTTGTGCATGGGCATATCAAAAAACTCAGCCACCACCTCCCAAGAAGCTGGGATCTCCGGATGGACTTCCTCTTATATCCGAAAGAATAACGCTTCGTGATGGAAGACATTTGTCGTATAAAGAATTTGGTGTTCCAAAAGATGTTGCCAAATCTAAAATAATATACTTTCACTGTTTCGGGTGTAGCAAGTATCATGATCCTCTTGCTTCAGCCTCACTG GCCCTGATTGAAGAATTAGgagtgtacattgttgaaattgataGGCCTGGATATGGAGAGAGTGACCCCGACCCCAAACGAACTGTAAAGAGTTTGGCATTGGATATCGAGGAGTTGGCTGATCATTTGAACTTGGGACCAAAATTCTATGTGGCTGGTTTCTCTATGGGTGGGCAAGTTATCTGGTCATGTCTTAAGTATATTCCTCACAG GCTAGCAGGAGCAATTCTTATTTCTCCGGTGATTGATTACTGGTGGCATAACCTCCCTTCAAACTTAACAAACGAAGCATATTCTCGGCAACTTAAACAGGACCAATGGTCTATGCGTGTTGCTCACTACTTACCGTGGCTGACCAATTGGTGGAACACCCAATCATGGTTTCCAGGTTTTTCTATCATTACCGGAAATCCTGCCATTTATACTCCAGCAGACGTAGATGTTATAACAAATCTACTTGGTGTCGTTGATCAAAAGCAG GCAGAGCTGATGCAATCACACCCAACACAACAAGGAGAATTCGAGTCAGTCCATCGTGACTTGAATATTGGATTTGGGAAATGGGAATTTGATCCAATGGATCTTGAGAATCCATTTCCAAACAACAATGGATCAGTTCATTTATGGATGGGTGATGAAGATTTGATTGTGCCCGTTACATTGCAACGTTACATAGCGCAACATCTCGGATGGGTCAACTATCACGAAGTTACCGGTGGCGGACACATGTTTCCGTTTGCCAATGTGGCGAGCGATGCTATTCTTGAAGCACTTCTTAGCAAAAGTAATTAA
- the LOC122585366 gene encoding uncharacterized protein LOC122585366: MMLGEDDNQKMSATTTGQSHPSRKSSKPDSFGMLKKLLLGLYLGLFAWAYQTAVPPPPKSLGSLDGITSSPRIQLRDGRHISYIESGVSKDTAKFKIILVHGFGASKYLNPFTSSASPGVIEEVGVYVVAFDRPGYGESDPDPNRTVKSLALDIEELADQLNLGQRFYVAGYSMGGQVLWSCLKYIPHRLAGAILISPAVNYWWANLPSNLTNEAFSRQLPQDQWSYRVAHYLPWLTYWWQSQKWFPSFALIDGNIDCLSRSDREIVSKLFASADPNQLQEMKLHPTQQGEYESLYRDLNIGFGKWDFDPMDIENPFPNNNGTVHLWMGDEDLVVPVTLQRYIAQQLRWVKYHEVVGGGHMLTYVDGVTDAMLKALTTVEI, from the exons ATGATGCTAGGCGAAGATGACAATCAAAAGATGTCAGCAACAACAACCGGTCAGTCTCATCCCAGCAGGAAATCATCCAAACCCGATTCTTTCG GAATGTTGAAGAAGTTGCTGCTTGGCTTGTATTTGGGATTATTTGCATGGGCTTATCAAACCGCTGTTCCACCACCTCCCAAATCATTGGGATCACTTGACGGAATTACTTCTTCTCCAAGGATACAGCTCCGTGATGGAAGACATATTTCGTATATAGAATCCGGCGTTTCTAAAGATACGGCTAAGTTCAAGATAATATTAGTCCATGGGTTCGGCGCTAGCAAGTACCTTAATCCATTTACCTCTTCAGCCTCACCA GGTGTTATTGAAGAAGTCGGGGTGTATGTTGTTGCATTTGATAGGCCCGGATATGGAGAGAGTGACCCTGACCCTAATCGAACTGTTAAGAGTTTGGCTTTGGATATCGAGGAGCTGGCTGATCAGTTAAACCTGGGACAGAGGTTTTATGTGGCTGGATATTCAATGGGTGGACAAGTCTTATGGTCTTGTCTCAAATACATCCCTCACAG GCTTGCAGGAGCGATCCTTATATCTCCGGCTGTGAATTACTGGTGGGCTAATCTGCCATCAAACTTAACAAACGAAGCATTTTCACGACAACTTCCACAAGATCAATGGTCTTACCGAGTTGCTCACTACCTTCCGTGGCTAACTTACTGGTGGCAAAGTCAGAAATGGTTTCCTTCTTTCGCTCTTATTGATGGAAACATTGATTGTCTTTCTCGTTCTGATAGAGAAATTGTTTCAAAATTGTTTGCGTCTGCGGATCCAAATCAG CTACAAGAGATGAAACTGCACCCAACACAGCAAGGAGAATATGAGTCACTGTATCGTGATTTGAATATCGGATTCGGAAAGTGGGACTTTGATCCAATGGACATAGAAAATCCATTCCCAAACAACAACGGAACGGTTCATCTATGGATGGGTGATGAAGACTTGGTCGTGCCTGTGACACTACAACGTTATATCGCTCAACAACTTAGATGGGTCAAGTATCATGAAGTTGTTGGAGGTGGACACATGTTGACTTATGTTGATGGAGTGACCGACGCTATGCTTAAAGCCCTCACTACAGTAGAAATTTAg